In Esox lucius isolate fEsoLuc1 chromosome 3, fEsoLuc1.pri, whole genome shotgun sequence, the sequence AGCTGAGTGACAAGCTGGAGAGCGTATCCTCAAGCCCCGGGGAGATAGAAGGCACGACAGGGGGTGGGGTTACAGCAGAAAGCTGGACCTGAGTGTGTAGGACAAATGAGACAATAGAGAGGTGATAAAGAGGCAGTGTATGAACAAGCAAGGTAAAGTGCATTTTAACAAATCTTTCATTATTTGAATGAACATCTTTCTACTTGGTTTTGGCTTTCTGCATTGAGAGGGACAGTCACGCACACTTCATAAGCCTCTCATAACCTTCCCTGAGTTGTATAAACACACAAGTAGAGAATCCTTCAATAGATAAATACAATCCGAGCCTGAGGATGTGATTGCTGTAGAATCTGTCTGATAACTTCAGCTCTATAGACCCAATATATAAAGCCattataaaacaattacaaaatagCATAAACTGACTGCCCAGGCAGCTGTTCTGCGGTCTGATTGGTCGGTACTAACCTCAGTGAATCCGTCCTTGAGCGGACTGTTGGGCTCACCACTGGGAATATGACCTGGAAAACTGATCTTCTTCCCCTCTTCAAAGGGTCGCGTGGGAATTCTGTGCAGGTATCCATAACCTATCCCACAACCCAGACTGGAAAACGGGTACGGGATATAACATTAACATGAAGTCGGGCGTCAGACTGCGGGGTGCATAGGCGCGCGTGTTGCATGTTGGTTACCTGCCCTCGCCACCCCAGGCGCTGTTGGGGGTAATGACCACCTCTCTGCAGTTGTCCGTGTCTGTGTTATAGACGTAAAGCTTCAGCCCCTTCCCCTCATGAGTCTCGATCAGAGAAAACAGGTCCTCTGACTGAGAGGAGAGGATCAACTTGGATgactttgttttttaaatgcttaCAGGCTAGATGCTGAAGCTTACAGTCTCAACTCATAGAAAAGTAATCACATTGTAGTGTTGGCGTACACACCTCATTCATAACCGTGTCCGCTCCTATGATGTAATCAGTGTGGGGACGCAAGCCAGCCAAGGCTGCAGGAGAGTTAGGCTCCAcctcctgagagagagagagagggggtccCTTGGTTAATCACATGCTGCCTAATAGGCTGCAGGTGTTCATTCACGCCATGTCTGCCTGTGCCATTTGTTGGCAAAACGTCATACACATGTTACCTGTTAGAAATCTGTTAGATCTCTTGTAAAACTGcatatttccaaaaacattaacTCTGTAGGTCTGTGCAAAAGTCTAATATTCACATGATCAATAGATATGTTTTTATGTTCAGCCATGGTACGGCTGGAAGATCAAATAGGCTATGATGTTGCCTGCTAGCCTATATTAGACGTATCGAAAAATACGTTAGGTTATTTTGTTGTGCAAACTTGCAAAATATTGATAGGTCGAGATACTACCTTCTGAGGTGAAGTGTGAAGAACATTTTCTCCCAACTTAATCAGGTTTCTGTGCGGGCGCACACCAACATTGCTAGATTTTCCCACATGGTATGTCTCAAACATGCCGGTATGTATTTAAAAGCTATGGAAAagattatgcaaactaagataagtctatctagTGCTTTAGTCTCCCTCTCCTGATGTAGTTTAGCTGCTGAGTTGCTCGCTTTTTCTAAGCAGTTGCTTCGCCCTTATGTTACTGCAATTTATCTGCGAAAAAGGAAAAGAGGaacaatgcaaataaaaaggaaaataatggtTGTATTTTTCCGGGATTGCTATGGGGTTGCTTTGCCAATTCTTGGGGTTGCTCGAGCAACCGTTGGTCACCCACTAGCGCCGCCCCTTGTGCCTAATTCAGGAATATGAATCAATCATGGTCAGAAGGTTAGGAACTGCTCCGGATAATAACGTGTCTTGAAGTGTTAAATGTTCTCTTTCACAGCAAATGGCTGCATTCTTCATCATCCATCTtccatgtcttttttttttttattagcttCATATCATATCCCCCATTTGCACCACATACTTACTTGCCAGCTTGTAGTACAATATTGTCAGGGTTGGGtaagttactttttaaatgtaatccgttacagttacaagttacctgtccacatttgattactcaaactcagtaacgtaatcagGCTtgtaattacttttagattactttcatattaagaggcattggagaACAAacaggaatagcctataaccaactgaacaccttttgggggatcaatcaatgttagttTACATAGCTTGCCAAAAACAGAAATCgtattttaccttatgggttgtgtaggatacagtgcctttggaaatgggtttctaaaccattgctttttacttcaatatgattgggctacatctctacattacatgctaaaggtctgtcagatattcagtcattccaattaatccaataaacccggatcttccagaatctgactttttctctgaacataacccaaaatctaatgatgcttaagcctgttctgttatttgttttattcatgtttttaattgcttcaaaacattgttgaaaaataaatgccaataACTCGAAAGGGTATTAACATTGTTGTGTATAAAAAATGTTATATCtgtagcttttcgcgcataaactaaatctgcagtagtctgatgattttcTCCACAACCAACATGGTCAAAACATTGTCAGTAACCCCCGGCACGCGAATGCCCATTTACAACCGTGAACACCCtaatagaaataagatttacccgcgcgaacgtaacctgcgattattaagGCCACCATTGATGGATTTTGAAAACGccaattaaagaaataaactgtgattataaacctgcatttgacaaataaaccttgaaacttgaaaaagataacaccaggtaggcctattgtcTATCATAGTTCTGAGAATATGCGTCATTTTATATGACTTGGGTAATATTATGGAacatatactctgtttttaccagccatccaaccaaccgaGACTGGAGAgatttaaactagcgcttcctccgtcactaaactgttacagttactgttttgtaaaccgttactccccaactctgaatATTGTAACCACTAGCAGACGGTTCGACAGTTTTGGAGAGCGGAACACAATaaggtacatttacattttcatatatgCATATGAAAACCAACAGGCATATGCACATTGACAGGTACATTTTGTATGTATGAACAGTTTATAAATTAGGTCACTGATACTAAGAGTTTTCCCTGTCTGTTACAGTGTCACAATCTAAACTGGGCATACCAATTGGCTACTCACCAGCACATGCCAGACATTCTCATTGGCTCCCTCAAAGCTGCAGAAGCGTATGGAGACGCCCAGCAGGCCTTGACCCCCCCATAGGTTGCTAGGGGTGACAGTGGACTCCCTAAGTTCCAGTGTCTTAGAGGAATAGACCAGCATCCTGACAGGCTTTTCCACGCTGGCCTTCAGCAGGTCTTTCAGAGTGTCATTGTCCTTGTTCTGAAACACAGAACAGGGCCAGTTATAGAATTATGAGTAGAATGAACATTCATTACTGTTACATTCAAACAACATTCTCATTCTCAGTATGGTTTTTGATGTGTGCGTTTGGGTtatatcaacaacaacaacaaaaatctagaGTAAACCGAAAGTCTATTTTTGTCGAATATGTTCAGATGAAAAGACAACATTCTGATTGCTTAACTGACAGCCTAtcaaccaaacaaaacaaccaGTCAACTGAGCAAAGTTCCAAAGTTAATGTAGTCTGTTCTCAACATGCTAATTCAACAGCATGTGTACAGTCACCAGTCTTTCATTGTTGATGGAGACGATGAAGTCAAAGAACGGCTCCAGTCCTGCCCGGTGTCCTGGAGAGTTTTCCTGAACCTAAGAAGAAACAGACACCATGAGCTGTAATCGCGGTTTTCACATTGAAAGAGCTGCCGCAGAAAGGCATGAACAGAGTTAAACAGTAATAAAACTACAGTTTGTGCCAATACTTAGCAGTAACTAGGGTGGGTTGTACGGTGCTACAGGTACTTCAAAATATTAGGTAGGAGCCATTGAGCGTATAGTACGGTGTTACTTCTACTTAAGAACATGTTTGCATTACAGCCTTTACTTAACTCATTTAAAGGGGACATATGTACTTACTAAACTACTAAGATAAATGAAAGCTAAATTAGCAGACATCCGCAATTAATGGTTTATgtgaatgtttcaaatattaacTTCTACAAACTTGTCCCAAGTGTCTGAGATACTTCCTACTTTAACATTTTTgccgtctatcagtttgcaatGACCTGTAATCTCCTCATACTTTAGACACTCGAGATACTACTGTTCCCAACCTAAAACTCcatggactagctaatactatcccGTACTCAGTCGGTGAGGGACaaggagacaagttgtgttatttAATAAATTCAGTTATGTAAACATTAGCGGTAGGATTCAATACAGTGCCTTTTTACTcttatattttaccaaatcaattaattataataaaattatatatttgtaatatatttgaTGTGATTAGTGGAACAATTCTTATTCTTGGAAATGGGCTTACATATGTAACATACGTGTGTGCTTGTCAACAAGAACACGTTATTATTacccataattattttattattccaGCTATTTAATTACCCAGTATTAATaacatataaacaatatattgtCAACAGTAAACTGAATGTATTTGAGTAAAAGCCACAGAATAATCTAGCCGAATAAAATTTTAACATAAATGCTGAAATAAATGGCATTATGTTCATTTGTGGTTTGTTGCCTTAGTTCATCATATGGTCTAAACATTTCTTTCATAACTATTACTTCAGTAATTCGCCTGactacactttttttttttactcttactTGAATACATGTAGGTCTTAGGAGGCCTACTGTATAATAATTTACCGATGTTCAGTCCTCTACCAACTCATCTATCAGTAGCCTTAGAATTAGAAGGGTGGTATGCGAAACACCGGTAGTACAAGaatgtctgtgactgtctctAGATCAAACCGATACACAAATCGCGATAAGATATTCAATGTGTAGACCAGTGCTATGACATGTTTCACTGATGCTGAGGATTATGACTGCGGGATGCACAGGCTATTCTTTTGACAGTTAAGAACGGTATCGTTTACCGTTGAGCTTGTTAGAACTAAATCATTCAAACCACATTTATTATAGCAGGTTAGCTACCTGGTTGTTTTGACATGTACAATAACCTTGTTTACAAACAACACATTcaacaaatacaacacaaataCGTTTCTAACATGTGAAGTGACACTTGGAAACCTTTAGGTTGTACAACTCCCCAAACGTTGGGGGAAATAGTGTTAAAACAGCAGCTTATTAGTAGTATTAGTTACATATAGGCCTGAATAACATCCCCGGCCTCAAGTTGACGGTGATGCCATAATAATTGTGTTTTACTGAGACCACTCCCCGCAACAACACCAGATGCTAATGAGCTAAACAGGTATCGAATGTTCTTAGAAGACAccagaaaataaaaaccaaacaCATACCCGAAGAACATGGTAGCCTTCGGATCCTCCTCCCGGTATCTCAACACTCTGAGATCCCCCCATGACAACACCGCTTTTATATTCTATTAGGATTTATAGTAATATATTTTCTGCTCCGGGATAATTGCTAACCGGTACACGTCGCCTGAATTGTTACGTGGCAGTCCACCAGGAAACAGGGTTGATGGGAGTTTTCTTCAGCCGCAGGAGTGGGTGCGTATTCCGACAAACAAAACGTCTTGTTACGCCAAATAGAAGCATAGAGAAAAAAATTGGGACGTCCCTACCTGCATTTATTCAATAGAACATATATTTTACCAAACATATAAGTAGCCTACTTAAACATATAAGTAGCCTACTTAAACGGTCAGACTGAtcagaatttgtttttaaacGAATACATTTTAAGGCACATTAATTTAAACTAACAGAAAAATCGTAACTATcttaatacaaaaatgttttggaaagacAGCAGTTATCAGACGAGCTCAAAAAATTTGCTATAGTCCGGTAGATACTGAGACATCACTCTGAGTTAGGTCAAACTGATTACCTTTCCCTGTATTTATGGAATGCCTTTAAGTTACAA encodes:
- the LOC105020313 gene encoding Golgi reassembly-stacking protein 2 isoform X1, with the translated sequence MGGSQSVEIPGGGSEGYHVLRVQENSPGHRAGLEPFFDFIVSINNERLVTNKDNDTLKDLLKASVEKPVRMLVYSSKTLELRESTVTPSNLWGGQGLLGVSIRFCSFEGANENVWHVLEVEPNSPAALAGLRPHTDYIIGADTVMNESEDLFSLIETHEGKGLKLYVYNTDTDNCREVVITPNSAWGGEGSLGCGIGYGYLHRIPTRPFEEGKKISFPGHIPSGEPNSPLKDGFTEVQLSAVTPPPVVPSISPGLEDTLSSLSLSSAPPSIHSELQTGLPTVPLLPTSDSSMNPDSTTFNPATTLPGLMSLPGGLPSFPNLPNLNLTALPDLSAVSLAGFPPLAPLPPLNLPSLAPLPPLPPMLSQLPSLPPGITSLPPVDLSSFTPLTLPTVPPAPEHTLPKATAPSTVKGNSSNITVTEPAIPSETVPRETTESQAATETS
- the LOC105020313 gene encoding Golgi reassembly-stacking protein 2 isoform X2; this encodes MGGSQSVEIPGGGSEGYHVLRVQENSPGHRAGLEPFFDFIVSINNERLNKDNDTLKDLLKASVEKPVRMLVYSSKTLELRESTVTPSNLWGGQGLLGVSIRFCSFEGANENVWHVLEVEPNSPAALAGLRPHTDYIIGADTVMNESEDLFSLIETHEGKGLKLYVYNTDTDNCREVVITPNSAWGGEGSLGCGIGYGYLHRIPTRPFEEGKKISFPGHIPSGEPNSPLKDGFTEVQLSAVTPPPVVPSISPGLEDTLSSLSLSSAPPSIHSELQTGLPTVPLLPTSDSSMNPDSTTFNPATTLPGLMSLPGGLPSFPNLPNLNLTALPDLSAVSLAGFPPLAPLPPLNLPSLAPLPPLPPMLSQLPSLPPGITSLPPVDLSSFTPLTLPTVPPAPEHTLPKATAPSTVKGNSSNITVTEPAIPSETVPRETTESQAATETS
- the LOC105020313 gene encoding Golgi reassembly-stacking protein 2 isoform X3, which translates into the protein MLVYSSKTLELRESTVTPSNLWGGQGLLGVSIRFCSFEGANENVWHVLEVEPNSPAALAGLRPHTDYIIGADTVMNESEDLFSLIETHEGKGLKLYVYNTDTDNCREVVITPNSAWGGEGSLGCGIGYGYLHRIPTRPFEEGKKISFPGHIPSGEPNSPLKDGFTEVQLSAVTPPPVVPSISPGLEDTLSSLSLSSAPPSIHSELQTGLPTVPLLPTSDSSMNPDSTTFNPATTLPGLMSLPGGLPSFPNLPNLNLTALPDLSAVSLAGFPPLAPLPPLNLPSLAPLPPLPPMLSQLPSLPPGITSLPPVDLSSFTPLTLPTVPPAPEHTLPKATAPSTVKGNSSNITVTEPAIPSETVPRETTESQAATETS